ATCAGGTGGCTTTCCCCCATGGGACCCCTCAGGGTCGAATGGGGCTACAACCTGGACAAAAAACCGGGCGAGGATTCGAGCAACTGGGATTTCCGCATGGGCGGCACCTTCTGAGGATGACGAATCAGGGCCCAAATACTCCGCACGGGAGGGCCATCCGGACCCTCGGAGAGATCGCAGACCTGGTCAGAGGAGATCTCAAGGGAGATCCGGACCTCGTGATTCGAGGAATCCAGCCCTTGGATACAGCTGAGGCCGGACACATCGCCTTTGCCACAGGACGGCGGTACAGAGAGGCAGTACGTGCAAGCAGGGCCTCCGCCTTCATCCTCCCCCGATCCTGGCCTGACACGGAAGTGGCTCCAGCAATCCTTGTGGACGATCCCTATCTCGCCTATGCCAAGGTTTCTGCCCTTTTCGCCTACAATGTCTGGGTTGCCACAGGCATAAGCCCGAGGGCGCTCATCGGAGAGGGGTGTAGCATCGATCCCGACGTAAGCATCCATCCCGGTGTGACCATTGGAGACGGATGCACCATAGGGCCGCGGGTCACCCTCAAACCGGGGGTCGTGCTCGGAAACCGCGTGGCCATCGGAGAAGGGAGCACACTACACGCAAATGTAGTCGTCTATGACGGATGCCAGATTGGCAGAAACGTCACCATCCACGCCGGATCTGTGATCGGAAGCGATGGTTTCGGATACGCCAGGGACGGGGAAAGGGCCGTAAAGATTCCACAGACCGGGATCGTC
This DNA window, taken from Deltaproteobacteria bacterium, encodes the following:
- the lpxD gene encoding UDP-3-O-(3-hydroxymyristoyl)glucosamine N-acyltransferase, producing MTNQGPNTPHGRAIRTLGEIADLVRGDLKGDPDLVIRGIQPLDTAEAGHIAFATGRRYREAVRASRASAFILPRSWPDTEVAPAILVDDPYLAYAKVSALFAYNVWVATGISPRALIGEGCSIDPDVSIHPGVTIGDGCTIGPRVTLKPGVVLGNRVAIGEGSTLHANVVVYDGCQIGRNVTIHAGSVIGSDGFGYARDGERAVKIPQTGIVVIEDDVEIGANVTIDRAAMGITRIGEGTKIDNLVQIAHNVTIGPRSIIVAQVGISGSSRLGQGVVLGGQAGIAGHITLGDGVMVGAQAGVAQDIEPGQVVSGTPAVPHRLWLRISRLLLRLPDLVRDMKRVNERLDRIERGGRT